One Actinomycetospora corticicola genomic window, TGCCGAACGCCGGCATCGGCGCCCCGCTCCCGCTGCTGCACATGGACCTCGCCGCCTGGCGGGAGGTGCTCTCGGTCAACCTCGACGGCGTGTTCCTGGCCCTGCGCTACGCGGCGCCGGCGATCATCGCGGCGGGCGGGGGCAGCATCGTCACGATCGGCTCGATCACGGCGAACGCGGGTTCCCCGCTGATCGGGCACTACGCGGCGGCCAAGGCGGCCGTGGTCAACCTGACGAAGACCGCGGCGCTCGAGCTCCGCCCGGAGGGCGTCCGCGTGAACACGGTGCTCCCCGGCTTCATCGACACCGACCTCGTCACGGCGGCCCGCCCCGGCTTCGAGGCGGCACTCGGGCTCCCCGAAGGCGGCTTCGACCAGCTCATCGCCCAGAAGCAGGGCCGCTACGGGACGCCGGCCGAGGTGGCGGAGGCGGCGCTGTTCCTCGCCTCCGAGCGGTCGTCGTGGTGCACGGGCAGCGGGCTCGTGCTCGACGGCGGGATGGACGCCTCCCTGCTGTAGGAGCGGCTCGGAGCAGGGTCAGAGCAGTTCGAGGGCCCGCTTGCGGGTCGGCGGCGGGAAGGCGCGGTCGAGTTCGGCGAGGTCCTCGTCGGTCAGCCGGACGTCGAGGGCGCCGCGGTTCTCGGTGATCCGCTGCGGGGTCGACGTCTTCGGGATCGCGATCGTGCCCGGCCGGCGGAGCACCCACGCCAGGGCGACCTGGGCGGGCGTGGCGTCGTGCCGGTCCGCGACGGCGCGCAGAGCGGCCTCGTGCAGGAGCCGGCCCTGCTCGACGGGGGAGTAGGCCATGACCGGGACACCGTGCTCGGCGCACCAGGGCAGCAGGTCGTACTCCGGGCCGCGGCGGGTGGGGTTGTAGAGGATCTGGTCGGTCGCGACGGCCCGTCCCGCCTCGAGCCCGACCAGCTCCTCCAGGTCGTCGGTGTCGAGGTTGCTGACACCCCAGGCTCGGATCTTCCCCGCGGCCCGCAGCTCCTCGAACGCGGTGACGGTCTCGGCGAGCGGGTGCCGCCCGCGCCAGTGCAGCAGGTACAGGTCGATCCGGTCGGTCCGCAGCCGCTGCAGCGCCCGCTCGGCGGCCTCGACCGTCCCGCGGCGGGACGCGTTCGAGGGCAGCACCTTGTCCACCACGAACGCCTCGTCCCGCCGCCCGGCGAGCGCCTCGCCGACCAGCTCCTGGGACCCGCCGTCGGCGTACATCTCGGCCGTGTCGATCAGCGTGATCCCGGTGTCGAGGGCCGCGTGCAGCGTGGCGATCTCGTCCCGACGTCGGGTCGGGTCCTCCGCGTAGTGCCAGGTCCCGGCGCCGAGGACCGGGACCGGGGTGCCGTCGGGCAGGGACGTCGTCGGAATGCTCATCGCAGGGGGTGCCTCCGGCCCGTGAGTACTAATCCGTGTCCTGACACGGATTAGTACTCACAGGCCGGAGGCACCTACCGGGCATGCCGAAGGCCCGTCACGACCACGACGCCGGTGGGGACGCCGAGACGCTCGCCGCGAAGCAGGAGCTGCGCGAGCAGGTGTGGGCGCGTCTGTCCGAGGAGAAGCAGGCCCGGTTCCCGGGCGCCCGCAACCGGATCCCGAACTTCGTGGGGGCCGAGCAGGCCGCCGAGCGGCTCCGGGACAGCGACGTCTGGCGGAACGCCCGCACGATCAAGTGCAACCCGGACTCCGCCCAGTGGCCGGTCCGTCAGCGCGCGCTCGAGGACGGGAAGACCGTGTACATGGCGGTGCCGCGCCTCGCCGATGCGAACCCCTTCTTCCTCCTCGACCCCGACGACCTCGGCGGCCGCACCCCGCGCCAGGCGTCGTCGATCAAGGGCGCGACCGCCGCGGGACGCACGGTCGCGGTGGAGGACCTGGAGCCGGTCGACCTCGTCGTCGCCGGCTGCGTGGCGGTCACCGAGGGCGGCGCGCGGCTCGGGAAGGGCGGTGGCTTCTCGGACCTGGAGTACGCGATCGCCTTCGCCGCGGGCCTCGTCACGGCCGACACCCCCGTCGTCACGACCGTCCACGAGCTCCAGGTGGTGGACGCGATCCCGACCGTCGACCACGACGTCGCCCTCGACCTCGTGATCACGCCCGAACGCACCCACGCCTGTCGTCACGAATCCCGTCACGACCCCCGGATCGTCTGGGAGGAGCTGACCGCGGAGAAGATCGAATCCATCCCTCTCCTCGCTTCCCGCCGTCGCATGCGCATGGCACCGTGAGACCCGGGTCACGCACTCGACGACGAGGAGACAGACGATGGCCGACGCACCCTCGATGGCCGAACTGCTCGGGGACAACCCCCCGAAGAACTGGGGCAAGTGGGGCGACGACGACCAGGTCGGTTCCCTGAACTACCTCGACGCCGCCCAGGTGCTGCGGGGGGTGTCGAGCGTGCGGTCGGGCCAGGTGTTCACGCTCCAGTGCCCGATGGGACACCCGCACGGCGACCCGGTCTTCCCGGGCCGCGAGGGCATCAAGCGCGAGATGGTGTGGGACCAGGAGCTCTTCGAGTCCGGGAACGGCCCGTCCTTCCCCGGCGGGCTCCGGGCCAGCGACGACAAGGCCGAGATCTTCCTGCAGGGCTCGTCGCAGTACGACGCGCTGGGCCACGCCTGGTATGACGACACGCTGTGGAACGGTCGCTCCGCCGACACGACCAACGGCGGGGAGATGAGCTGGGCGTCGGTGCTGCCGATCGCGGAGCGCGGCATCGTCGGGCGCGGGGTGCTGATCGACATGGCCCGCCATCGCGGCAAGGACTGGCTCGACAAGGGCGAGACCTTCACCCACACCGACCTCGAGGAGGCGGCGGCGAAGCAGGGGACGTCCATCGAGGACCGGGACGTCGTGCTGATCCGCACCGGGTTCCTCAAGTACTTCTACGCGACGCCCGCCGAGGAGTTCTACGAGAACTTCGTGGAGCCGGGCCTGACCTACTCCCGTGAGCTCGTGGAGTGGTTCCAGACCAAGGAGATCCCGAACCTCGTCACCGACACGATCGCCAACGAGGTCACGGCGCACCCGGAGTCGGGGGTGCTGCTGCCCCTGCACGCGTCGCTGCTGCGCAACCTCGGGGTGAGCCTCGCCGAGATCATCTGGCTCGACGACCTCGCCGACGCCTGTGCCGCCGACGGTCGCTGGGACTTCCTCTACACCGCGGCCCCGCTGAAGATCCACGGCGCCACCGGTTCGCCCGTCAACCCGGTGGCCATCCGATGAGCGCCACGGACACGCAGCGCGGCGGAGCTGGACCATCGAGCTCCGTCTACGAGTCGAAGCCCTGGCTCGCGCGGTACCGGGACGACTACAACCACGGCGCGGTCACCATCGAGTTCGCGAGTGCGCTCGACATGGTCCGGGCCGCGGTCGAGCGCGACCCGGACTGCGAGATCGTCCGCTACTTCGACGGCACCCTGACGATGCGGGAGCTCGACGAGCTGTCCGACGCGTTCGCGGTCGCCCTCGTCGAGCGCGGCTTCGCGAAGGGCGACCGGCTGGCGACCTACCTGCAGAACATCCCGCAGGTGCTCGTCGTCGTGGTGGGGACCTGGAAGGCCGGCGGCATCGTCGTCAGCGTCAACCCGATGTCGCGGCAGCGGGAGCTGACCACGATCCTCACCGACTGCGAGGCGACGGCGATCGTCTCCCAGGAGGACCTGTGGTCGATCGCGGGCGAGGTCGTGCCGAACACGAGCGTCCGCACCGCGTTCACCACGTCGCCGCTGGAGTTCCAGAGCCGGCACGACGAGCGCCTCTTCTCGGGCATGGAGCGCATCGACTGCGACGGGGCCGAGGACCTGACGACGGTGCTCGGCCAGTTCCGCGGCCGGACGCCCGAGCCGGTGACGCTCACGGGCGACGACGTGGCCTTCCTCGGCTACACGAGCGGGACGACGGGTCCGCCCAAGGGCGCGATGAACACGCACGCCAACATCGTGTTCAACGCGCAGACCTACCGGGACTGGATCCAGCTCGGGCGCGACGACTCCGTGTTCGGGGTGGCGCCGCTGTTCCACATCACCGGCGTGGTGGGGCACATGGCGATCGCGCTGCTGCTGCCCTGCCCGCTGGTGCTGGCCTACCGGTTCGAGCCCGGCGTCGTCGTCGACGCCATCCGGGAGCACCGGCCGACCTTCTCGATCGGCTCGATCACCGTGTTCATCGCGATGATGAACGCGCCGGGGGCCGACCGGGACGCCCTGTCCTCGATGGTCAAGGTGTACTCGGGCGGGGCGCCCATCCCGCCGTCGACGGTGAAGGCGTTCTCCGACCAGTTCGGGCACTACATCCACAACTTCTACGGGCTCACCGAGACCAACTCGCCGTCGCACGGGGTGCCATTGGGTGCCACCGCGCCGGTCGACGAGACCTCGGGGGCGCTGTCGGTGGGCGTGCCGATCTTCGACACCGTCGTGCGGATCGTGCGCGACGACGGGGTGGACGCCGAGGTGGGCGAGGTCGGGGAGATCGTCACCCGGGGCCCGCAGGTCGTGCCGGCCTACTGGGGCAAGCCCGAGGAGACCGAGAAGGCCCTGCGCGGGCCGGGCGGCGTCGTGGAGCTCAAGACCGGCGACGTCGGGTACATGGACGCCGAGGGCTGGTTCTACGTCGTCGACCGCAAGAAGGACCAGATCAACGCGGGCGGCTACAAGGTCTGGCCGCGTGAGGTCGAGGACGTGCTCTACGAGCACCCGGCGGTCCGTGAGGCGGCCGTCGTCGGGGTCCCCGACGAGTACCGGGGCGAGACGGTGAAGGCCTTCGTCTCGCTGCGCCCGGGGCAGTCGGTGGAGCCCGACGAGCTCATCGCTTTCTGCAAGGAGCGCATGTCGGCCTACAAGTACCCGCGACAGATCGAGCTGCGGGACGAGCTGCCGAAGACGGTCACCGGCAAGCTGCTGCGCCGGGAGCTGCGGGGGACGTAGCCCTGGATCGGAACGAACGACCCGTTCGTGCAGCGAGAAGCAACGAACGGGTCGTTCGTTCCGGTCGAGGGAGGGTCAGGCCTGCGCCAGCACCGCGTCGAGCACCCCGTTGCGGGCGTCGGCGACCAGGTCGGCGAGCTGGCCGAGGCTCATCTGGATGCGCTGGCCGAAGTCGTCGGTGATGACGACGCGGCGCTCCTCGTCGGCGGCCGGGTCGAGGTAGAGCTC contains:
- a CDS encoding 5-formyltetrahydrofolate cyclo-ligase, translating into MPKARHDHDAGGDAETLAAKQELREQVWARLSEEKQARFPGARNRIPNFVGAEQAAERLRDSDVWRNARTIKCNPDSAQWPVRQRALEDGKTVYMAVPRLADANPFFLLDPDDLGGRTPRQASSIKGATAAGRTVAVEDLEPVDLVVAGCVAVTEGGARLGKGGGFSDLEYAIAFAAGLVTADTPVVTTVHELQVVDAIPTVDHDVALDLVITPERTHACRHESRHDPRIVWEELTAEKIESIPLLASRRRMRMAP
- a CDS encoding SDR family NAD(P)-dependent oxidoreductase → MSTELDGRVAVVTGAGKGLGRAIATRFAEAGASVVVSDIDGDAARSVADFLPKALAVECDVRSEEQVSALVDRTVEQFGALHVMVPNAGIGAPLPLLHMDLAAWREVLSVNLDGVFLALRYAAPAIIAAGGGSIVTIGSITANAGSPLIGHYAAAKAAVVNLTKTAALELRPEGVRVNTVLPGFIDTDLVTAARPGFEAALGLPEGGFDQLIAQKQGRYGTPAEVAEAALFLASERSSWCTGSGLVLDGGMDASLL
- a CDS encoding cyclase family protein yields the protein MADAPSMAELLGDNPPKNWGKWGDDDQVGSLNYLDAAQVLRGVSSVRSGQVFTLQCPMGHPHGDPVFPGREGIKREMVWDQELFESGNGPSFPGGLRASDDKAEIFLQGSSQYDALGHAWYDDTLWNGRSADTTNGGEMSWASVLPIAERGIVGRGVLIDMARHRGKDWLDKGETFTHTDLEEAAAKQGTSIEDRDVVLIRTGFLKYFYATPAEEFYENFVEPGLTYSRELVEWFQTKEIPNLVTDTIANEVTAHPESGVLLPLHASLLRNLGVSLAEIIWLDDLADACAADGRWDFLYTAAPLKIHGATGSPVNPVAIR
- a CDS encoding class I adenylate-forming enzyme family protein; its protein translation is MSATDTQRGGAGPSSSVYESKPWLARYRDDYNHGAVTIEFASALDMVRAAVERDPDCEIVRYFDGTLTMRELDELSDAFAVALVERGFAKGDRLATYLQNIPQVLVVVVGTWKAGGIVVSVNPMSRQRELTTILTDCEATAIVSQEDLWSIAGEVVPNTSVRTAFTTSPLEFQSRHDERLFSGMERIDCDGAEDLTTVLGQFRGRTPEPVTLTGDDVAFLGYTSGTTGPPKGAMNTHANIVFNAQTYRDWIQLGRDDSVFGVAPLFHITGVVGHMAIALLLPCPLVLAYRFEPGVVVDAIREHRPTFSIGSITVFIAMMNAPGADRDALSSMVKVYSGGAPIPPSTVKAFSDQFGHYIHNFYGLTETNSPSHGVPLGATAPVDETSGALSVGVPIFDTVVRIVRDDGVDAEVGEVGEIVTRGPQVVPAYWGKPEETEKALRGPGGVVELKTGDVGYMDAEGWFYVVDRKKDQINAGGYKVWPREVEDVLYEHPAVREAAVVGVPDEYRGETVKAFVSLRPGQSVEPDELIAFCKERMSAYKYPRQIELRDELPKTVTGKLLRRELRGT
- a CDS encoding aldo/keto reductase, which gives rise to MSIPTTSLPDGTPVPVLGAGTWHYAEDPTRRRDEIATLHAALDTGITLIDTAEMYADGGSQELVGEALAGRRDEAFVVDKVLPSNASRRGTVEAAERALQRLRTDRIDLYLLHWRGRHPLAETVTAFEELRAAGKIRAWGVSNLDTDDLEELVGLEAGRAVATDQILYNPTRRGPEYDLLPWCAEHGVPVMAYSPVEQGRLLHEAALRAVADRHDATPAQVALAWVLRRPGTIAIPKTSTPQRITENRGALDVRLTDEDLAELDRAFPPPTRKRALELL